The Clostridium sp. AWRP genome has a window encoding:
- a CDS encoding lipoate--protein ligase translates to MLFIEHQNTNPYMNHAIEEYVMQTFNKDCFILWRNRPCVLIGKNQNTLSEINIDYVKEHNLSVVRRMSGGGTIFNDLGTLNFTFISVGENNAFADFGKFTYPIIRALKKLSVNAELSGRNDLVIEGKKVSGNAQYKHGNKILHHGSILFSVNMKNLNEALYVNPIKFSDKAVKSVKSRVTNIYDYIKGDMTIIEFKEFLMKSVISEDENPKIYTFSKEEWKKIKEICYLKYKTWEWNYGHLKKFNYSNEKKSLGGIVQVNIYVEKGIIDNIKFFGDFFSSCEIGELENKFLGIKYEKEEILKAFENVDIEKYMHNISKKDIMEVMFK, encoded by the coding sequence ATGTTATTTATTGAGCACCAAAATACTAACCCATATATGAACCATGCAATTGAAGAATATGTAATGCAAACATTCAATAAGGATTGTTTTATCCTTTGGAGAAACAGACCTTGTGTTTTAATAGGCAAAAATCAAAATACCCTTTCAGAGATAAACATAGACTATGTAAAAGAACATAATTTATCAGTGGTAAGGAGGATGTCAGGGGGAGGAACTATATTCAATGACCTTGGAACTTTAAATTTTACTTTTATATCTGTAGGCGAAAACAATGCCTTTGCGGATTTTGGTAAGTTTACGTATCCCATAATAAGAGCATTGAAAAAGTTATCTGTAAACGCAGAGCTTTCTGGTAGAAATGATCTAGTTATAGAAGGTAAAAAAGTTTCAGGAAACGCTCAGTATAAACATGGAAATAAGATTTTACATCATGGAAGTATTCTATTTTCTGTTAATATGAAAAATTTGAATGAAGCTCTTTATGTAAATCCTATAAAATTTTCTGATAAAGCTGTTAAATCGGTAAAAAGCAGAGTTACGAATATATATGATTATATTAAAGGTGATATGACTATAATTGAATTCAAAGAATTTTTAATGAAATCAGTTATAAGTGAAGATGAAAATCCTAAAATATATACATTTTCAAAAGAGGAATGGAAAAAAATAAAAGAAATATGTTATCTTAAATATAAGACTTGGGAATGGAATTATGGACATCTTAAAAAGTTTAATTATTCCAACGAGAAAAAATCTTTAGGAGGAATTGTACAGGTCAATATATATGTAGAAAAAGGTATTATAGACAATATAAAATTTTTTGGAGATTTTTTCAGCAGCTGCGAGATTGGTGAATTGGAAAATAAGTTTCTAGGAATTAAGTATGAAAAAGAAGAGATTCTGAAAGCATTTGAAAACGTAGATATTGAAAAATATATGCATAATATAAGCAAAAAAGATATTATGGAGGTTATGTTTAAATAG